A window of Garra rufa chromosome 6, GarRuf1.0, whole genome shotgun sequence genomic DNA:
agtcaatgtttatttcagcatttactaatgcattaataaaagtgcaagttgtgtttgttaacattagttaatccactgtgaactaacatgaacaaacaataaacaactgcatttgtatttgtacattaacaaagatgagtaaatagtgtaataaatgtattgttcattattcttagttaaaggagtagttcactttcagaacaagaatttacaaataatgcactcacccccttgtcatccaagatgttcatgtctttctttcttcagtcgtaaagaaatggtgttttttgaggaaaacatttcaggattcctctccaatctccatataatggacttctatggtgcccccgagtttgaacttccaaaatgcagcttcaaagggctctaaatgatcccagccaaagaaggagggtcttatctagcaaaacgattggttattttctaaaaacatttacaacttatatacttttcaacctcaaatgctcatcttgccgagctagacaagacgagcatttgaggttaaaaagtatataaattgtattttattttagaaaatagccTATCgtttttgttagataagaccttttttcctcggctgtgatcatttagagccctttgaagctgcattttggaagttcaaactcgggggcaccatagaagtccattatatggagagaaatcctgaaatgttttactcaaaaaacataatttccttacgactgaagaaagaaagacatgaacatcttggatgacaagagggtgagtactgagtacattttctgtaaaaaaaaaagttctgaaagtgaactactcctttaatacattaactaatgttaacaaacggcaccttattgtaaagtgttatcattGTAATTTAAGAAAGCATTTCTAAAATTGAAAATTTATGGCAGGCTTTCAATATCTTATTATTACATGCCATTGCAGTACTCAAGCACCATATCCAAACCAACCATggtacacttttatttttaagtcaGATATCTCAATCAATATAATCTACCAAAGATGTACATCTTTGACAAACTGCATTCTTCGAAACCTGCCTACAGCAAACTTTTCCTGTTCCTTTTCAGATCAAGATCACACAGTTGCATAACCCTTGCTATTGCTTTTGTAACATATATCACACAATGCGAGCTCGTCTGTAGTGTCCAGACTGTATTGTAAACAGCAGAAAGACTGTCGGACAGTGCTGTGGTCTTGTATGTGGTACCTGGTAGGGTGGCGGAGGCTCTCCGGGCAGACTCGCCCCCTCGGACTCGTTCAGCAGGGACAGATCATCAGCGCCTTGAGAAGACAGACAGTTCCCCATTGAGCTGACCCTGCACGACACGACAAACCCTCCAAAATCACGTCTAGGTGGCCTTTAGAAGACTCGGTTGTGGTTAGGGATCGTCCTTTCTGCAGTCCGTTGTGTCTGATGTCTGTCTAGTGTGTAGAAAAACAAACGCCTCGCCAGTCAGCGGTCCgattttcacacacacaaaaagacgTTTTAAAAAGCGGGAATCCTTAAAAACCTATACGTCCCGGTTTGTTTAATCCTTACGGGTGTGTACGGCATTCGTGACATATAATAAGCATTTATTATGGCCTGTACAGGGTAATATTTTTAGGTAAGACCTCTTGACGACTCCATATCTCCTTTCATTGTTTACAAACTCTTGGACCGGAAGTGGGCTGTTCTGTGGATTGCGGTTAATGTAGTTTTTGTACTGAAAGGTGACGCAAATACCGAAACAACACATTTCTCTTTTGTATATCTAACACTATTTGAGAAATCGTTTAAACTCTtcacaacatataatttaaactttataaatatatacagttgcaatcgaaatcaTTCAACGCCCTTGACCTGCAAgatattttgctgcagagaacaacattttgtgaaaacaattcaacaaaggcatcagtaaactattaaagaaagtttattaatacacttgagtaattctgagaacgtaagttgatgaataatgaaaaacaaaaaaacaaattggCTCTAAccatttatgttcaaaattattcaacccctgaaagtgaatttggtgtagaatcttttgttctttaaaaccaccaataaacactgcctggaagtgcttagatgcttctgtcacctttctgctgcaatcttgggccattcctcccctgaaaaagctttcagatcactgataatctttggtttttactttgccactgcttgcttcaaattcagccatgtattttcaatgagaattacatctggaaactgaacaggccacttaaaaacattctatgacagATTCCTAAACCAAGCGCAAGTAGATTTGTACGTATACTTTGGGAtaattgtcctgcaggaaagtccattgattattagcttcagacttagcacaaaaggcatcacaacgtttgccaaaatggtctgatactttaataaatcaatgatatcctttgtatggtcatgttttccacttcctgctacagtaaaacaaccccagaacaggactggcccacctccatgtttgatgatggagatagtgttcttctgcttataagctttgtcttttttgcaccagatgtacctctgatccatacatccaaaaagttccagtttggtcacatcactccataaaacattgcatagaaatacaataacataaaaaaaggaaaggaaaaaaaaaaaagatttatttgtCGGTCATTTCTAGTGCTTTGCAACGATTACATTGCatccaaaatacaaaataaaagtttttgtttgtatAATATATGTgtagtgtgtatatttattatgtatagataaagacacacacatacagtatatatatatatatataaatgtatttacagttatattatatatgactatatttaatatataaaaatatttagtttttcttaaatatatacatgcatgtgtttgtatttaaatatacataataaatatacacatattatgtacacaaaattttcattttttttttaatctgtaatTTTGACATAACGTGAAAAGATGTTTTATATGCTTTGAATCAAAAATAgagttaatatatttaatataattaattttcatGGTGAATCTTATTATTATATTTGGTCACAAACACAAAACCAAAAGGAGTCATTCTAAATGAATGATAATTATTAAGATAATTATTGGTTGAATTTTATGTTTATTGACTCTCCTAAGTGTACTGATACAAATTTTacacagttgttttcaacataataataataacaaatattttttaaacagcaaatcagaatattagaatgatttctgaaggaacatgtgaactggggtaatgatgcaaaaaaattatctttgaaatcacagtatATTGAAAGcactttgaaataaaatatattcaaatagaaaacagttatattaaatagtatatatatatatatatatatatatatatatatatatatatatatatatatatatatatatatatatatactttactgtttttgctgtattttggataaaatagttgcaggcatggtgagcagaatgttctttaaaaaaaacattaaaacattactgttcaaaaacttttgactggtagtgtatcaccAAATAACAGACCATTGAAAAGTAaaactttaaattttatttgatctttttctatttatttattttgtaaacccTCTGTATTAGAGTGTTATTCTTTGTTtcgatatttaaaaaatatgtaaattctttttaatgtctttagtgtaaataaataaataaatgaggggTAAAATACATAAGGAAGCCTAAATAAGCTTGTACAAGTTATTtacactttaataaaaaaaaaaaattaaaaaaactaagacaaaaataaataaataaataatgattgaaatgaaaattaaaaagaaatttgACCATGATTGAAAAATGTCTATATTATCTCTGAGGCCatttctataataaaaaaataccatttttatTTTCGGCTTCCTACATTATTCCAAAACACGAATTCAAACGGTCATTCCCCTCATTTCCGCAGGATGTCAGTGTATCAGAACTCCTTCCTCCGCTCCGCCACCGCCGAAGAAAATGTCGCAGCGCACCTGACAGGCGTGTTTTTAGCCTGTTAGCTAGAGAGCTACATCTTTAAACGCTTAATAACGGTCCCTCGCTTTCAAAGTGAAAATTTCCACTGGATATAAAAGTACTCAAAGGTCCCGAATCAAGAAGAAAGGAGAAAACCAAGGCAGAGCAGCCATGCAGATCACACTGAAGACTTTGCAGCAGCAGACCATTCAAATAGACATCGATGATGACCAGACGGTATTTACGCGCTTATTTACGATCGTTTAATACGATAACAACAAGTAGAAGTAACTCCGAGCGAATAACTATTGACGACAGAAACACATTTCGAGCGATTTAAGTGGCGTTTATGAGTCATTGGGGATCAACTGGGCGTGTAAGGCGATAGATAACGTTAAATAGATCGCGATAGTCTATAGATAGGTTTGTGTGCTATAGAATAATATAGAGTTACAGATTATATTTAAAGATTGTAACATTGTTATTACAAGTCATGCTTGAAATAGCAGTCAAAGCATGTCTGGTTGCTTACAAAAacctttattattttacttttaatgaTGTGAATGATGAtagaaataattaatttattaataacttTGGTTTTGGCTCAGGTGAAAGCACTGAAGGAGAAGATTGAGGCTGAGAAGGGCCGAGAAAGTTTTCCGGTAGCGGGACAGAAGTTGATCTACGCTGGGAAAATCCTGCAGGATGATACGCCCATCAAGGAGTACAAAATCGACGAGAAGAACTTTGTGGTGGTGATGGTGTCAAAGGTCAGAGTTCAGAGATCTAATCACTGATTGTCTGAATTAAAGTAAAGATCAAAAGGTCTAAAAATGTTTTCTCCAATCCAGACAAAAGCACCAGGACCGCCTGCTCCACCCTCAGAACCACCCAAACCTGTCGCTACaccttcctcttcctcctcctcctcctcctctcttcCTCCTGTTCCGGCCCCTGCAGCCATGCCCATCTCCATAGATGAGGGTTCAAACGACCCTCCTGCAACCGTCTCGCCTGTACAGAGCCCGGACGGGTGAGACTCAACCAGGATTCCTTTAAGAAAttgaatatttgtgaccctggaccacagaaccactcataagggtcaattttttaagatacagctatttgaaaatctggaatctgagggtgcaaaaaaatctaaatattgagaaagtcgcctttgatatatttatggtagtaaatttacaaaatatccaaatggaacatgatctttatctacctaatgatttttggcatacaataaaaaatcgataattttgatccatacaatgtattgttggctattgctacaaatatacccatgctacttatgactggttttgtggtaaacggttaaaggaacactccactttttttggaaattggctcattctccaactccccccgagttaataagttgatttttaccgttttgaaatccattcagccgttctcctgttctggtgatatcacttttagcatagcttagcatagatcattgaatcctattagaccaatagcatcacgttcaaaaatgaccaacgagtttcggtatttgtcctatttaaaacttgactcttctgtagttatatcgtgtactaagaccagcggaaatgcaaagctgcgagtttctaggctgataagattaggaactacacttccattccggcgtaatagtcaaggaagtttgctgccgtaatttAAATATGactgttttcgctgtactttAAATCCaaaaaaagcaggcttggtgagcagaagagacttctttatcaacattaaaaatcttaccgttcaaaaacttttgactggtagtgtagatacaTTTAAATtggaaaaatttaaacaaaaatatttatttttaatttcattttaatatatactGCTTTCCATGATTTAAAGTCACCCGCAAAACTAGCTAAAGATTGTCACAGAGCTTTTGTACTTTACAAAAATAAATCGATCATAATGTACGTTTGCTTTGCAGTGGCTCAGGTCTCGGGGCTGATGGCGAAGATGCATCTTCAACATTAGGTAATGAGAAAATCATGCCGAGAAATTGACTTAATGGTTAATTGGCAGTAAATGTGTAAGAGCCTCATTAACAAACATGTTGGTTTTCGTCTCTCCGATGTCCATGCATGTGTGTTTTGCAGTCACAGGTCAGGAGTACGACGCCATGCTCACAAATATCATGTCTATGGGCTATGAGAGAGATAAAGTGGTGGCAGCACTCAAGGCCAGTTATAACAACCCTCACCGCGCTGTGGAGTACCTGCTCAATGTGAGTGTGGCTGTCGTACAAACACGTGCTCTGAATGCTCTTTGAAATTAATTTACATTTCACACTTGCTAATTTTTTATTAatcgtgtgtgtgtttttatgcaTGCATGTGTATCTGATGTACTGTTGTGTCCTGTCTCAGGGGATCCCGACTGTCCCAGTGCAGGAAACCAGTCCTGCTCCAGCTCAGCTCCCCACAGACGCACAGCCCGCAGAAGGTGAGATAAAGCTTGAAATAAATGTGCTTAAAAAGGTGTTTATTTCCAAGAGAGAAATGATCATTTGAGCAATCTACACTACCGTTCCAAAGTTTGGAGTTTATAGGATGTGTCTTCCGCTCACCAaggatgtatttatttgatcagaaatttagtaaagacagtaatattgtgaaatattattacaaattaaagtaacagttttctatttgaatatatatagtaaactgtaatttattcctgtgatgcaaaactgaattttcagcatcattactccagtcttcagtgtcacatgatgcttcagaagtcattctaatatgctgatttgctgcttaataaatatttgtttttattatcaatgctgaaaaagctTCTGCTGCTTGAAAATTGTGATTAAAAAACAGAATACTTTTTTCTTTAGGATTCGTTTATGAAATAGCAAGTTAAAAACAAtggcgtttatttaaaatatattttttgtaacattatagacgccagtactgtcacttttgatccattttagtacatccttcctaaataaacattttaatttctttcaaaaaaaaatcttactaaccccaaacttttgaatgttggTCTATATTTTGAagcaaaaaaagtcacatttctaCACTGTTTAGcgcaaaaaatgtaataatttgtgTGTAATGATACGTTTTTTCAACTTTCtaaaaaataagattaaaaaaaatctacactGAGACTTTCATGAGCATTCATATGTttgaatcaatgttgaaaatgatttatttttactACCATaatgcaatatgtgaccctggaccacaaaaccagtcttaagtcgctggggtatatttgtagcaatagccaaaaatacatagtatgggtcaaaattattgatttttcttttatgtcaaaaatcattaggaaatgaagtaaagatcatgttacattaagatttttttgtaaaattcccactgtaaacctattaaaatgtaacttttgataagtaatatgcattaagaacctaatttggacaactttaaaggtgattttctcagtattttgatttttttgcaccctcagattccagattttcaaatagatgtatctcggccaaatattgtcctatcctaacaaactatacatcaatagaaagcttatttattgtgctttcatatgatgtatacatctcagttttgtaaaatttaaccttatgactggttttgtggtccagggtcacatatatccatAATCTCTTGTTTGTTTACATCCAATCAACTTTTAATGGGCATTTAATGATTTTAATCATATAACATACCCTTTTAAATCACTGCAATATTACAGTCATTACAAATATATACTGTCAGCATTCAGTAAGCTCCACGTCCCTACCATAAAGACAGACTGGTGAGCTGACAGAGTGTTTGATGTTGTGTTAAGGTGAGAATCCTCTGGAGTTCCTGCGCTCTCAGCCACAGTTCCAGAGCATGAGGCAGGTGATCCAGCAGAACCCGTCCTTACTGCCGGCCCTCCTGCAGCAGCTGGGACAGGAGAACCCCGAACTACTGCAGGTGATCAGACATCTCATGCATTAAGCCTCACAGAGTCTGTTTGTCTGAAAGCCTGTTACTCACCGTGTGATCATGTTTCATTGACATTGGCAGCAAATCAGCCAGCATCAGGAGCTCTTTATCCAGATGTTGAACGCACCGGTGGGTGAGGGTGAAGGTGAGGGTGGAGAAGGAGGAGAGTTTGCAGATCTAGGTGCTATAGGTGACGAAGCGGCACCTGGGAGTTACATCCAAGTGACGCAACAGGAGAAAGAAGCCATCGAGAGGGTGAGTGAACACCACTGAGTTCCTTGTAGAGGTCTTATTGGGTCCTAAAATGTGTACCCTACCCAAATTACTTCCTACCTAAAACAGACTTGCATAAATTATTTTGTAAAGAGTAACCCAACCCAAGAAAGACCTGGCCTGATGGCATTTAGGCTATTTCGAACCTGACTCGACTGAAACATAAACATTACTTTccattaatttcatttatttgctTGCTTATTAattattactttatatttttgCCTGCATGATAGCTGCATGTTATTTAAGTGCGGCATTCAATTGTGACCAGTGGATTTGAAAAATAAACGTAATAgtttaataaaaatgacattgATTTCTCAAAAACTTAACATGAACGCAAAAGGAATTTTGTATAGTTTAAAAGATTCCAGGTCTTATCAGGTCCATTCAGAAAAAGCACGTTTATTTTAATTTCCCAAAACCTAAAGCCGCTTATACCGAACCCCACCCGTGTCAGAGGGACTCGTAGATGTTTTGGACCTTAACCTGCTCGGGTTTTCAGATCCAAGTGGACCCGTGAGCACCTCTAGTTACTTGCACCATTTTGAACCATTTTTGTGTTTACTGACAGTTAGTTAGAATGCAGTTCCTCAGAAAAAAACCTTAATAGATTAACTTCCAACCATTTTTGCAGCCTAGTTTATGATACGTTGTTTAGATATTGTTAGGgcacttttgtagtttttatgtAGCTTTTCTTTGTATATTTTCTCAGTTTGAAAATactttttgctgcttaataattgTGTGGAAACTGTTTacagattttttgatgaatagaaaattcaaaatcttttagtaagattttaaagtgtttactgtcacttttgttcattttaatgcatccttgctgaataaaactaataATTGCTTTTTTTAATCTTACACCAtacctttgaatggtagtgcatcACTGTTTTTACAAAACTgtgaactgttttcaacattgataataagaaatgtttcttgagtataAAATCAaccaattagaatgatttctgaaggatcatgtgacactgaagactggatcgcagaaataaatttaaaaatagttatttaaaattatatttaagaatattattgttttactacatttgagatcaaataaatgcagcctttgcgAGAATGCtttcaataatatttaaaatactttaaaaatcttaattattccaaactttagaCCAGTAGTAAAGTTTTATGCATtaacttttttcagttttagttttatatatttgAGTACATCAAGCtagactaaatgaaaatgagaaatgtttcattTCAACCAGATGAAATTAAGCAagtttgtaatacattttttaatataatttttttattactcACCGAattactcatgtcattccaaacctgtaagacccgttcaaggcctagaaaggtagtaaagacatcgataaaatagtccatgtgacatcagtggttcgaccataattttatgaagctacaagaatactttttttgcacaaagaaaagaaaaataatgactttgttgCCGATCATTCAGGAGAGTACCGCAATGTGTGTGGTGctacttttattttattcaaattgttgaataaagttgttattttagttttcactttacacacaaaaagtattctcatagcttcgtatgattacagttgaaccactgatgtcacatggactattttaataatgtccttactacctttctgagccttgaacgtgtctatgcagggtcagaaagctctcggatttcatcagtaGTATCTAatctgtgttttgaagatgacaggtcaacattagggtgagtaattaatgacagaataaaaTGTTTGGGCAAACTATCCCCTTAACTATAATAATCTTGCATCGCACAAATAGAAAACGACTAATCTAACCTGTCCGTCTTTCTCTCTCAGTTAAAAGCTCTAGGGTTTTCAGAAGCTCTGGTGGTCCAGGCCTACTTCGCCTGCGAGAAGAACGAGAACCTGGCCGCAAACTTCCTGCTTAATCAGAATTTCGAGGACGAATGAGAGTCGTGGAGAGCCCCGCGTGCCCCTTCCCCCCCGCCACCACACAAGCACTGCATCTACTCGGGACACCGGTTTCCCCCCATTATTTCTTTGAGTTTACAAGTCAAGGGGAGACTCGCAGACTGGTTGGGGACGGGGCGGATGCAATCACTCGGTGAACAAATTCCAATGGAATTGACGGCATTTGGGTTGAATGCACTCTAGCATGTTGAAGAAGTGTGCTTGCACGTGTGTATGCGTGTTCCCTTAGGGAATATTTGACTAAATCGGCATCAATTGAAAGCAAACGCTCTCTAGTAGTAATATGGGCTCGGAGGAGGAGGTTAGAAGTGGGCATACgcatttgcttgtttgtttttagtctGGAAAAGTTCATAATTTATGTCTAATGGAGGATTTTATATATTTCTCTAAGAGCAGAGATATTTCTGTATTTCTCCCAGCGCACACCTATGATGAATGTGACAACAGCATTGAAATATTAAACAATTAGTGCAAAAGACAGCGTTTATATAACATTCTCAAGCAAAACAACTGACTTAAATTGATTCTGTTTTCTGAACAAATCCATATCGTGTGAAATATCATAATTGAAGTGATGATCGTTACTGGTTTAAATGGGAAACAGGTCCACTTGAAATGAAATGGCAGTCGCAAGCTTTTTAACTTCTGTAAGTTTTAGAACGGGACTCAAAAATGAGGAATTTCTTCCTTATTATTTTCATCAAAGAttgcactttttaaaaatgttaatctgCATTTACAAATCTTGCATTAACATGCATACATGCTTTTcatgtttcatgttgactttaaaagcGTCTTTTGATTTCCATTGACTGTTAGAGCAAAACAAAAGATCACAAATATAAGGATCATTAGTTCTGCTTATATTAATACAAGAGGACCAACCTGTGTGTTAAACAGCAACAAAGAGGTTTTTGGCACACTAGAGCTCACTGCATTTCAGAAGAGACCTGTTACAGCATGATGATACTTTGTGCCGCCAGATTAAGTCCTGTCACAGAGAGATTTTCCTGAATCATATTGGTGTGAAGCTGACAATGGGTTCCTCTGTTCACGTCTTGAAAGTAAAGTAATGGAGAGAGCCTTCGGCAGCGATTCACCTTTACGTTGTTTTCGCTCATAGCAAAGAAATGCTCCTTTATAATGTAGTAGCCAAACTGCCAGACAGTAGACTTTTCTTTACTTACCAGCAGGCCTACATGAAGTCTGCCTTAGTGGATTTTTGAAGAACAAAATGCACAATTTTGTTGCAATGTATTATTAAATTCTTAATGTATTAACATCAGCAGAGCTTTGTGGATGCAGATTCCCTTAGTGGATTTTTGAAGAACAAAATGCACAATTTTGTTGCAATGTATTATTAAATTCTTAATGTATTAACACCAGCAGAGCTTTGTGGATGCAGATTCCATGTAGGCCTGTTTGTTAGtaattaatcatttgatttactaTAGCTTGAACTCCCCTGGGAtcaataaaatattattgcaaaaaaaagtacAGAGTGGCGTCAGTTTCTCACCTTAGGAAAAAAAACGAGGATTTTTGTACAGTcaagaacatcatttattcaaTCAGGTGCTGCTCTTTacaaacattttagttttttataatgGAAAAGAATCTGTAAATAACACATGCAGATTGCCAAAGGCTCTGTGAACGGAGAGCGCTGGATCAGAGATGCTTCTGTACCAAAACAAGCCAATTAAAAACATCGGCAGGAGAGACACAATCAGGGTCGATATTTAAAAATGCGTACATATGCATAAATTGGGGTAGATTTTGAATGAATAAGTGCAACTAaagttgaataattctgacaagCCAATGTGAATGATTAATACTGATTTTAATGCTACGTAAACCTAACCTTAATCACGCATAGTAtgcatgtaaaaaacaaaaagttagTTCATTTAATTATCAATGGATTCTTTTCATTTAGATGACCAAAATGCATAGCATCTCAATGGCAGTTGCTCGGCTGGCACATGCAACcctgaattaaagggatagtgcacccaaaaatgaaaattctgtcattaatttgtTGCAAGCCTGTGAGACCTTCGTTCAACGTCAGAACACAAAAAGTATTtgcgtagctttataacattacggttgaaccactgatgtgacattttattttaatgatgtcc
This region includes:
- the rad23aa gene encoding RAD23 homolog A, nucleotide excision repair protein a, with amino-acid sequence MQITLKTLQQQTIQIDIDDDQTVKALKEKIEAEKGRESFPVAGQKLIYAGKILQDDTPIKEYKIDEKNFVVVMVSKTKAPGPPAPPSEPPKPVATPSSSSSSSSSLPPVPAPAAMPISIDEGSNDPPATVSPVQSPDGGSGLGADGEDASSTLVTGQEYDAMLTNIMSMGYERDKVVAALKASYNNPHRAVEYLLNGIPTVPVQETSPAPAQLPTDAQPAEGENPLEFLRSQPQFQSMRQVIQQNPSLLPALLQQLGQENPELLQQISQHQELFIQMLNAPVGEGEGEGGEGGEFADLGAIGDEAAPGSYIQVTQQEKEAIERLKALGFSEALVVQAYFACEKNENLAANFLLNQNFEDE